From the genome of Candidatus Cloacimonas sp., one region includes:
- a CDS encoding divergent polysaccharide deacetylase family protein, translating into MFCLVLFSCSVKQKNEALAEETVPEQPAKVKENNTEQEKKTTNPEMADIQSYPYTWSKNDKMPPIVIIIDDFGQYSGKLLDDFAALPTEIAFAILPDLPNTQSVARIADKTNHQVLIHIPMQAIDHKANPGKRFIRVGMDKYEISDLLQDFYNQVPNAIAANNHMGSEVTSNLETMNTILDELNNLGLHFLDSATINKSAAFTAAQNLGIKIAKRDIFLDVPDNSNATIINKIDSLAKYKGRNEPIVIITHCHNRDKLVSLQKFLAQIEDMGIRLISVSQLYKTLGAPA; encoded by the coding sequence TTGTTTTGTTTAGTATTGTTCAGTTGTTCCGTAAAACAAAAAAATGAAGCGCTTGCCGAAGAGACCGTTCCAGAACAACCAGCCAAAGTTAAAGAAAATAACACCGAGCAAGAAAAGAAAACTACTAATCCTGAAATGGCCGATATCCAATCCTATCCATACACCTGGTCCAAAAACGATAAAATGCCCCCTATTGTTATTATTATTGATGACTTTGGTCAATATTCCGGAAAGCTACTGGATGATTTTGCTGCTTTACCCACAGAAATAGCATTTGCCATTCTGCCTGATTTACCTAATACACAATCAGTTGCACGCATTGCAGATAAAACCAATCACCAAGTTCTGATTCATATTCCGATGCAGGCAATTGACCATAAAGCTAATCCCGGAAAGAGATTTATTCGAGTTGGGATGGATAAATATGAAATTTCGGACTTATTGCAGGATTTTTATAATCAGGTTCCCAATGCCATTGCCGCCAATAATCATATGGGCAGTGAAGTTACTTCCAACTTGGAAACGATGAATACTATTCTGGATGAACTGAATAACTTGGGTTTGCATTTTTTAGATAGCGCCACTATCAATAAAAGCGCTGCTTTCACAGCTGCCCAAAATTTAGGCATCAAAATCGCCAAAAGAGATATATTTCTGGATGTCCCCGATAACAGCAATGCCACTATTATCAATAAAATAGATTCGCTGGCAAAATACAAAGGGAGAAACGAACCCATTGTCATTATCACTCATTGTCACAATCGTGACAAACTGGTCTCTTTGCAGAAATTTTTAGCTCAAATAGAGGATATGGGCATCCGGTTAATTAGTGTATCCCAGCTTTACAAAACACTTGGTGCACCTGCTTAA
- a CDS encoding DUF192 domain-containing protein, with protein sequence MKKYISVALLMCILCLLLGCKKTEPKNPEDVTTPNFRPDGTLNITNSTGSWKATFTIEIAETENELMQGLKYRESMQQDQGMLFIFAVPDIYDFWMQDTYLPLDMLFIAADGTINFIYENAKPFSEERITPANLHKYVLEVNAGIVKKFNIQTGDKVTWKKQSS encoded by the coding sequence ATGAAAAAATATATCTCTGTAGCTCTGTTAATGTGTATTTTGTGCCTACTTTTAGGTTGTAAGAAGACCGAGCCCAAAAATCCTGAGGATGTAACCACTCCTAATTTTCGTCCTGATGGAACTTTAAATATAACCAATTCCACTGGTTCTTGGAAAGCAACTTTCACTATTGAAATTGCCGAAACGGAAAATGAATTGATGCAGGGATTAAAGTATAGAGAATCTATGCAACAAGATCAAGGTATGTTATTTATCTTCGCAGTTCCCGATATCTATGATTTTTGGATGCAGGATACTTATCTGCCTTTGGATATGCTATTTATAGCTGCCGATGGAACCATCAATTTTATCTACGAAAATGCCAAACCCTTCAGTGAAGAAAGAATTACCCCTGCTAATTTGCATAAGTATGTTCTGGAAGTGAATGCCGGAATAGTAAAAAAATTTAATATTCAAACTGGAGATAAAGTAACTTGGAAAAAACAATCTTCCTAA
- a CDS encoding glycosyltransferase family 9 protein translates to MNILILRLSSMGDIILTQPICAVLQKHYPGCNIDYLCKEEFKELPEMFSPPVHSIIYQKKLKFHLRFWRKKYDIVIDLHSKFATYLIMLFMNSPVKVRYCKKRRYRKRIVKGDQKAKIFSTVDLYASALQKMGINEQWHNPCLQINKSELPNSALASGKADVNTYNKSTNSARIVRQECQDIKPIKIAIFPGANHFTKRYPVSCWIQLINTHPQYCFTLLGSNTDKEICDNIHKHCPGNCINLCSSFSFPELYAELEGYNLIISGDTGPMHLAATLNKPQIAIFGGTHPRLGFKPLNNAALILCADLPCQPCSLHGREKCPKGHFNCMNSITPALIGAAIKKALSY, encoded by the coding sequence ATGAATATTCTAATCCTGCGTCTATCATCAATGGGTGATATCATCCTTACACAACCGATTTGTGCCGTTCTGCAAAAACATTATCCTGGATGCAATATTGATTACCTGTGTAAAGAAGAATTTAAAGAATTGCCCGAAATGTTTTCACCTCCTGTTCATTCTATTATTTATCAAAAGAAGCTGAAATTCCATCTGCGGTTTTGGCGGAAAAAATACGATATTGTTATTGATTTACATAGTAAATTTGCTACTTACCTCATAATGCTGTTTATGAACTCTCCTGTAAAAGTAAGATATTGTAAAAAACGAAGATATAGAAAGCGGATAGTGAAAGGTGATCAAAAGGCAAAAATATTTAGTACGGTTGATCTCTATGCCTCCGCTCTCCAAAAAATGGGTATCAATGAACAGTGGCACAATCCCTGTTTACAGATAAATAAATCTGAGTTGCCAAATTCCGCTTTGGCAAGTGGCAAAGCAGATGTTAACACTTACAATAAGTCCACGAATTCTGCTCGAATCGTTAGGCAAGAATGCCAGGATATAAAACCAATTAAAATAGCCATTTTTCCGGGCGCCAATCATTTTACCAAGAGATATCCCGTCTCCTGTTGGATTCAACTGATAAACACTCATCCTCAATATTGTTTCACTCTTTTGGGCTCCAATACGGATAAAGAAATTTGCGATAACATCCATAAACACTGTCCTGGAAATTGTATCAATCTCTGTTCATCGTTTTCGTTTCCGGAATTATACGCAGAATTGGAAGGATATAATTTGATCATAAGTGGCGACACAGGACCTATGCACTTGGCAGCTACTTTAAATAAACCTCAAATTGCAATTTTTGGTGGAACGCATCCTCGCTTAGGGTTTAAACCGTTAAATAATGCGGCGTTAATATTATGTGCAGATTTACCTTGCCAGCCCTGTTCTCTGCATGGGAGAGAAAAATGTCCTAAGGGACATTTCAACTGTATGAATTCTATAACACCTGCACTAATTGGAGCAGCTATCAAAAAGGCACTATCTTATTGA